Proteins encoded in a region of the Streptomyces sp. NBC_01471 genome:
- a CDS encoding regulator gives MRHDSTGHRTAPGGLPAELNRFVGRGSEAAELERLIGSSRLVTVVGVGGVGKTRLATHVAGRMQERFCDGAWLADLSALRDPELIEHTLVEALGLTDHTSRPPREVLTRHLAGRELLFVVDGFEFLVDACAGLLLGLLRGAPGLRVIAAGRRPLEIEGELTLPLAPMRDRDAVRLFTDRVSAGRRGFRFTRPDAARVAEVCRRLDGIPLALELAAGRMRALSVDQLLARLDDRFRLLTGGGRGVLPRHRTLRTAIGWSHELCTPEQRLLWARLSVFPGQFDLEAAEYICGSAELPSDGILDELDELLAQSVLLREDTPAGVRYRMLDTIRDYGAQWLAAAGDTERLRRRHRDWFVGLATWCELDWFSPRQAGIAVRVDGELPNLRGALEFSLEHPEDVHLAQYLAGTLWFYWAGCGRLAEGRHWLDHVLEAEGGHDGARLKALWVLGYVAVLQGDAVAAVAALQECQEAAQHTGDPVAAAYALHRTGCLALVTDDMPRAEELLREALGQYRELGELNSNVLMGQVELAMAVCFRGRLDEAAAICQDVVAVCEDHGERWARAYALYVLAFEAWSDGRTAHSRELLSESLSTSHAFHDQLGTVLALELMALLTLESGQATEAALLQGAAGQLWTSVGLPLFGSAYYSAPHQRCEEGARGTLGPEVYESFLARGAQLGRDAAVARALRGPAARKDPPPPARRGARGRRAEAVKREVRPDQRA, from the coding sequence ATGCGACACGACTCGACCGGCCATCGGACCGCCCCCGGCGGCCTTCCCGCAGAGCTCAACCGGTTCGTGGGGCGCGGGTCCGAGGCTGCCGAGCTGGAGAGACTCATCGGCTCGTCCCGGCTGGTCACGGTGGTCGGAGTCGGCGGCGTAGGCAAGACACGGCTGGCGACACATGTGGCCGGAAGGATGCAGGAACGGTTCTGCGACGGAGCGTGGCTGGCCGATCTGTCCGCCCTGCGCGACCCGGAGCTGATCGAGCACACCCTGGTCGAGGCCCTGGGCCTGACCGACCACACGAGCAGGCCGCCGCGCGAGGTCCTGACCCGCCATCTCGCCGGGCGGGAGCTGCTGTTCGTGGTCGACGGCTTCGAATTCCTGGTCGACGCGTGCGCCGGGCTGCTCCTCGGACTGCTGCGGGGCGCACCGGGGCTCCGGGTGATCGCGGCCGGCCGGCGGCCCCTGGAGATCGAGGGCGAGCTGACACTCCCGCTGGCGCCGATGCGGGACCGGGACGCCGTACGGCTCTTCACCGACCGCGTCTCGGCGGGCCGGCGCGGATTCCGGTTCACCCGGCCCGACGCCGCACGGGTCGCGGAGGTGTGCCGGCGGCTGGACGGGATCCCGCTCGCGCTGGAGCTGGCGGCGGGGCGGATGCGGGCCCTCTCCGTCGACCAGCTGCTGGCCAGGCTCGACGACCGCTTCCGGCTGCTGACCGGGGGCGGCAGGGGTGTGCTGCCGCGTCACCGGACACTGCGCACGGCGATCGGCTGGAGCCATGAACTGTGCACCCCGGAACAGCGGTTGCTCTGGGCGCGGCTCTCGGTGTTCCCCGGGCAGTTCGACCTGGAGGCGGCCGAGTACATCTGCGGCAGCGCCGAACTGCCCTCCGACGGCATCCTGGACGAGCTGGACGAGCTGCTCGCGCAGTCCGTGCTGCTGAGGGAGGACACCCCGGCGGGCGTCCGCTACCGGATGCTGGACACGATCCGCGACTACGGGGCGCAGTGGCTCGCGGCAGCCGGGGACACCGAGCGGCTCCGGCGGCGCCATCGCGACTGGTTCGTGGGGCTGGCGACCTGGTGCGAACTGGACTGGTTCAGCCCCCGGCAGGCCGGGATCGCGGTCCGGGTGGACGGTGAACTGCCGAATCTGCGGGGCGCACTGGAGTTCTCGCTGGAGCACCCCGAGGACGTTCATCTGGCGCAGTACCTGGCGGGGACGCTCTGGTTCTACTGGGCGGGCTGCGGACGCCTCGCCGAAGGCCGGCACTGGCTGGACCATGTGCTGGAGGCGGAGGGCGGACACGACGGCGCACGGCTCAAGGCGCTCTGGGTCCTGGGTTACGTGGCAGTGCTCCAGGGGGACGCGGTGGCGGCGGTGGCCGCCCTCCAGGAGTGCCAGGAGGCGGCACAGCACACCGGTGACCCGGTGGCGGCCGCGTACGCGCTGCACAGGACCGGCTGTCTGGCACTGGTCACCGATGACATGCCGCGCGCCGAGGAGCTGCTGCGCGAGGCGCTCGGGCAGTACCGGGAGCTCGGCGAGCTCAACAGCAACGTCCTGATGGGACAGGTCGAGCTGGCGATGGCGGTGTGCTTCCGCGGCCGGCTCGACGAGGCGGCCGCCATCTGCCAGGACGTCGTGGCGGTCTGCGAGGACCACGGCGAGCGCTGGGCGCGGGCCTACGCGCTCTACGTACTGGCCTTCGAGGCCTGGTCCGACGGCCGGACTGCGCACTCCCGCGAACTTCTGTCCGAGTCCCTGTCCACCAGCCACGCCTTCCACGACCAGCTGGGCACGGTGCTCGCCCTGGAGCTGATGGCACTGCTCACTCTGGAGAGCGGTCAGGCCACGGAGGCCGCGCTGCTGCAGGGCGCGGCCGGGCAGCTCTGGACCTCGGTGGGGCTGCCGCTCTTCGGCTCGGCGTACTACAGCGCACCGCATCAGCGGTGCGAGGAAGGGGCCCGCGGCACGCTGGGCCCCGAGGTCTACGAGAGTTTCCTGGCGCGGGGTGCGCAGCTCGGCCGCGACGCCGCGGTGGCCCGGGCGCTGCGCGGCCCTGCGGCACGCAAAGACCCGCCGCCCCCTGCTCGGCGTGGAGCGAGGGGACGACGGGCCGAAGCGGTGAAGCGCGAGGTACGTCCGGATCAGCGGGCGTAG
- a CDS encoding DUF948 domain-containing protein, with protein MSGGEVAGILVAVFWAILVSFLAVVLVRLAQTLRTTTKLVADVTDQAVPLLADASAAVRSAQTQLERVDAIATDVQEVTSNASALSTTVASTFGGPLVKVAAFGYGVRRALGRKDGAQPASPGGPVIVGRTVPAARRRKRKG; from the coding sequence GTGTCCGGTGGAGAGGTGGCCGGCATCCTGGTGGCCGTCTTCTGGGCGATCCTGGTCTCCTTCCTCGCCGTGGTGCTGGTGAGGCTGGCCCAGACGCTCAGGACGACCACCAAGCTGGTGGCGGACGTGACGGATCAGGCCGTGCCGCTGCTCGCCGATGCCTCCGCGGCCGTCCGGTCGGCGCAGACCCAGCTGGAACGGGTCGACGCCATCGCGACGGACGTCCAGGAGGTCACCTCCAACGCGTCGGCACTCTCCACGACCGTCGCATCGACCTTCGGCGGACCGCTGGTGAAGGTCGCGGCCTTCGGCTACGGCGTCCGCCGGGCCCTCGGGCGCAAGGACGGCGCGCAGCCGGCGAGCCCGGGCGGCCCGGTGATCGTCGGCCGTACGGTGCCGGCCGCACGGCGTAGGAAGCGGAAGGGCTGA
- a CDS encoding DUF6167 family protein, with amino-acid sequence MFRRTFWFATGAAAGVWATTKVNRKIKQLSPESLAAQAANKAVDAGHRLKDFAVDVRAGMVQREAELGEALGIDAPPGPAELPARRRLAAIEHTKHSHNRNEDH; translated from the coding sequence ATGTTCCGCCGTACGTTCTGGTTCGCCACCGGCGCCGCAGCCGGTGTGTGGGCCACCACCAAGGTCAACCGCAAGATCAAGCAGCTGAGCCCGGAGAGCCTCGCGGCGCAGGCGGCGAACAAGGCCGTCGACGCGGGCCACCGGCTGAAGGACTTCGCCGTCGACGTACGGGCCGGCATGGTCCAGCGCGAGGCGGAGCTCGGGGAGGCGCTCGGCATCGACGCGCCGCCCGGACCTGCCGAGCTTCCCGCGCGGCGACGCCTCGCCGCCATCGAACACACCAAGCACTCGCACAACCGGAATGAGGACCACTGA
- the alaS gene encoding alanine--tRNA ligase, translating into MESAEIRRRWLSFFEERGHTVVPSASLIADDPTLLLVPAGMVPFKPYFLGEAKPPAPRATSVQKCVRTPDIEEVGKTTRHGTFFQMCGNFSFGDYFKEGAIQYAWELLTSSVADGGYGLEPEKLWITVYLDDDEAEQIWREKIGVPAERIQRLGKKDNFWSMGVPGPCGPCSEINYDRGPEFGVEGGPAVNDERYVEIWNLVFMQYERGAGDGKEDFPILGDLPSRNIDTGLGLERLAMILQDVPNLYEIDTSQVVIDKATELTGVRYGQAEASDVSLRVVTDHMRTSVMLIGDGVTPGNEGRGYVLRRIMRRAIRNMRLLGATGPVVAELADVVINTMGHQYPELITDRKRIETVALAEEAAFVKTLKAGTNILDTAVSETKASGGRVLAGDKAFLLHDTWGFPIDLTLEMAAEQGVSVDEDGFRRLMKEQRERAKADARSKKTGHADLSAYRAVADNSGATEFTGYTSTEGESTIVGLLVDGVSSPAATEGDEVEIVLDRTPFYAEGGGQLADTGRIRLDSGAVVEVRDVQQPVPGVSVHKGSVQVGEVTVGAAAYAAIDQRRRRAIARAHSATHLTHQALRDALGPTAAQAGSENSPGRFRFDFGSPNAVPGTVLTDVEQKINDVLSHELDVHAEVMSIDEAKKQGAIAEFGEKYGERVRVVTIGDFSKELCGGTHVHNTAQLGLVKLLGESSIGSGVRRIEALVGVDAYNFLAREHTVVAQLQELVKGRSEELPEKISGMLSKLKDAEKEIEKFRAEKVLQAAAGLAAGAKDVRGVAVVTGQVPDGTGADDLRRLVLDVRGRIQGDRPAVVALFTTANGRPLTVIATNEAARGRGLKAGELVRAAAKTLGGGGGGKPDVAQGGGQNPDAIGDAVAAVERLVGETA; encoded by the coding sequence ATGGAGTCGGCTGAAATTCGCCGCCGCTGGCTGAGCTTCTTCGAGGAGCGCGGGCACACCGTCGTCCCTTCGGCGTCGCTCATCGCGGACGACCCGACTCTGCTGCTCGTGCCCGCGGGCATGGTCCCGTTCAAGCCGTACTTCCTCGGCGAGGCCAAGCCGCCCGCCCCGCGCGCCACCAGCGTGCAGAAGTGCGTGCGGACGCCGGACATCGAAGAGGTCGGCAAGACCACCCGGCACGGCACGTTCTTCCAGATGTGCGGCAACTTCTCCTTCGGCGACTACTTCAAGGAAGGCGCCATCCAGTACGCCTGGGAGCTGCTCACCAGCTCCGTGGCGGACGGCGGCTACGGCCTGGAGCCGGAGAAGCTCTGGATCACGGTCTACCTCGACGACGACGAGGCCGAGCAGATCTGGCGCGAGAAGATCGGCGTGCCGGCCGAGCGCATCCAGCGGCTGGGCAAGAAGGACAACTTCTGGTCCATGGGCGTCCCCGGACCCTGCGGACCGTGCTCCGAGATCAACTACGACCGCGGCCCGGAGTTCGGCGTCGAGGGCGGCCCCGCCGTCAACGACGAGCGGTACGTGGAGATCTGGAACCTGGTCTTCATGCAGTACGAGCGCGGCGCCGGAGACGGGAAGGAGGACTTCCCGATCCTCGGTGACCTGCCGTCCAGGAACATCGACACCGGCCTGGGCCTCGAACGGCTGGCGATGATCCTCCAGGACGTGCCGAACCTGTACGAGATCGACACCTCGCAGGTCGTCATCGACAAGGCCACCGAGCTGACCGGCGTCAGGTACGGCCAGGCCGAGGCCTCGGACGTCTCGCTGCGGGTCGTCACCGACCACATGCGTACGTCCGTGATGCTCATCGGCGACGGTGTGACTCCGGGCAACGAGGGCCGTGGCTACGTCCTGCGCCGCATCATGCGCCGGGCCATCCGCAACATGCGGCTCCTCGGCGCCACCGGACCGGTCGTCGCCGAGCTGGCCGACGTCGTGATCAACACCATGGGTCACCAGTACCCGGAGCTCATCACCGACCGCAAGCGGATCGAGACGGTCGCCCTCGCCGAGGAGGCCGCCTTCGTCAAGACGCTGAAGGCCGGCACCAACATCCTCGACACCGCCGTCAGCGAGACCAAGGCCTCCGGCGGTCGGGTGCTCGCCGGTGACAAGGCCTTCCTGCTCCACGACACCTGGGGCTTCCCGATCGACCTCACCCTGGAGATGGCCGCCGAGCAGGGCGTCTCGGTGGACGAGGACGGCTTCCGGCGGCTGATGAAGGAACAGCGCGAGCGCGCCAAGGCCGACGCCAGGTCCAAGAAGACCGGCCACGCCGACCTGTCCGCCTACCGCGCCGTCGCCGACAACTCGGGCGCCACCGAGTTCACCGGGTACACCTCCACCGAGGGCGAGTCGACCATCGTCGGCCTGCTCGTGGACGGGGTGTCCTCGCCCGCCGCCACCGAGGGCGACGAGGTCGAGATCGTCCTCGACCGGACCCCGTTCTACGCCGAGGGCGGCGGCCAGCTCGCCGACACCGGCCGGATCAGGCTCGACTCGGGCGCCGTCGTGGAGGTCCGCGACGTCCAGCAGCCGGTTCCGGGCGTCTCCGTGCACAAGGGCTCCGTCCAGGTGGGCGAGGTGACGGTCGGCGCCGCCGCCTACGCCGCCATCGACCAGCGCCGCCGCCGGGCCATCGCCCGCGCCCACAGCGCCACCCACCTCACCCACCAGGCGCTGCGCGACGCCCTCGGCCCGACGGCCGCCCAGGCCGGCTCGGAGAACTCGCCCGGCCGCTTCCGGTTCGACTTCGGTTCGCCCAACGCCGTACCCGGCACGGTCCTCACCGACGTCGAGCAGAAGATCAACGACGTGCTCTCCCACGAACTCGACGTCCACGCCGAGGTCATGTCCATCGACGAGGCCAAGAAGCAGGGCGCCATCGCCGAGTTCGGCGAGAAGTACGGCGAGCGGGTCCGTGTCGTCACCATCGGCGACTTCTCCAAGGAGCTGTGCGGCGGGACGCATGTCCACAACACCGCCCAGCTGGGGCTGGTGAAGCTGCTCGGTGAGTCCTCGATCGGCTCCGGTGTGCGCCGGATCGAGGCCCTGGTCGGCGTCGACGCGTACAACTTCCTGGCCAGGGAGCACACCGTCGTCGCCCAGCTCCAGGAACTCGTCAAGGGCCGCTCCGAGGAACTGCCGGAGAAGATCTCCGGCATGCTCTCGAAGCTCAAGGACGCCGAGAAGGAGATCGAGAAGTTCCGCGCGGAGAAGGTCCTCCAGGCCGCCGCCGGTCTCGCCGCCGGGGCCAAGGACGTACGCGGTGTCGCCGTGGTGACCGGCCAGGTTCCCGACGGCACGGGCGCCGACGACCTGCGCAGGCTCGTTCTCGATGTGCGGGGCCGGATCCAGGGCGACCGCCCCGCCGTGGTGGCCCTCTTCACCACGGCCAACGGCCGCCCGCTGACGGTCATCGCCACCAACGAGGCCGCCCGCGGGCGCGGTCTCAAGGCCGGTGAGCTGGTCAGGGCCGCCGCCAAGACCCTCGGCGGCGGCGGTGGCGGCAAGCCGGACGTGGCCCAGGGCGGCGGGCAGAACCCGGACGCCATCGGCGACGCCGTGGCCGCCGTCGAGCGCCTGGTCGGAGAGACCGCCTGA
- the ruvX gene encoding Holliday junction resolvase RuvX, which produces MRRGRRLAIDVGDARIGVASCDPDGVLATPVETVPGRDVPAAHRRLRQLTAEYEPIEVVVGLPRSLNGGEGPAAAKVRVFTQELARDIAPIPVRLIDERMTTVTASQSLRASGVKSRKGRSVIDQAAAVIILQNALEAERASGVAPGEGVEVVV; this is translated from the coding sequence ATGCGACGTGGCCGCCGGCTTGCGATCGATGTCGGGGATGCCCGGATCGGGGTCGCCTCGTGCGACCCCGACGGGGTCCTCGCCACACCTGTGGAGACCGTGCCCGGACGTGACGTCCCGGCGGCCCACCGGCGGTTGAGGCAATTGACCGCCGAGTACGAACCGATTGAGGTCGTGGTCGGTCTTCCCCGTTCCCTGAATGGGGGAGAAGGCCCGGCGGCCGCCAAGGTCCGTGTATTCACCCAGGAACTCGCTCGTGATATTGCACCCATTCCGGTGCGATTGATCGACGAGAGGATGACCACAGTGACGGCGAGTCAGAGTTTGCGGGCCTCAGGCGTAAAGTCCAGAAAGGGTCGTTCTGTCATCGACCAGGCAGCGGCAGTCATCATCCTGCAGAATGCACTGGAGGCCGAACGGGCGTCAGGTGTTGCTCCAGGTGAGGGCGTCGAAGTGGTTGTCTGA
- the mltG gene encoding endolytic transglycosylase MltG has protein sequence MTEYGRGAGSEPWHPEDPLYGDQGWGGQQDASGQTPYDGQAQQYAQVQQYDQYGNPVYSPPQDPYQQQGHYPQDARQHGAGQGQYGGHQGQYGPGQAPYGQDQQPYPQDPNQQLYAQNSNAQQYRQTPPHQAPPHQTQYQQGPYQQQYAQAPYQQDPYPQQAQPQQNGGWEGAAQTGVAYGADPHAPYGGQPVHPNGEHPDFYRTPDAYPPPQPPGRRDEWQQEPPAEAEPEPRHAPETHPFFTGGDGPVGGGDDDDDYDDDPAETRDGTRDRRGKTRKPKRRNGCACFAVSLVLVGGLGGVGYVGYSFYQSRYAPPPDFTGVGSSPVEVEVPQGTGLGGIGRLLKEKGVVKSVQAFVTAAGKNPKGKALQAGVYSLNQQMSAANAVTAMVDPNSLNQLIIPPGWRNATVYTAIDKRLELKAGTTAGIAKSDSGKLGLPGWAKGHKDLKDPLEGFLAPASYPIAKGMKPEDILKKMVGQADKEYGDEDLTAAAHRLGLQDPFQVVTVASLVQAEGKTQDDFRRMAEVIYNRLKSGNTQTNQLLQFDSTYNYLKRQSKINIGEAEIHKNTDPYNTYTQKGLPPGPIGSPGPEALAAALNPTKDGYLYFVSVDGHRTGFTKTYAEFMKLKAQFNDNQNGG, from the coding sequence ATGACTGAGTATGGCCGGGGCGCAGGCTCCGAACCGTGGCATCCCGAGGACCCGTTGTACGGGGACCAGGGATGGGGAGGTCAGCAGGACGCCTCCGGCCAGACGCCTTACGACGGCCAGGCGCAGCAGTACGCCCAGGTGCAGCAGTACGACCAGTACGGCAACCCGGTGTACAGCCCGCCGCAGGACCCGTATCAGCAGCAGGGGCACTACCCGCAGGACGCGCGGCAGCACGGCGCGGGCCAGGGTCAGTACGGTGGTCACCAGGGCCAGTACGGCCCGGGTCAGGCCCCGTACGGCCAGGATCAGCAGCCCTATCCGCAGGACCCGAACCAGCAGCTGTACGCGCAGAATTCGAACGCCCAGCAGTACCGGCAGACCCCGCCGCACCAGGCCCCGCCCCACCAGACGCAGTACCAGCAGGGCCCGTACCAGCAGCAGTATGCACAGGCCCCGTACCAGCAGGACCCGTATCCGCAGCAGGCCCAGCCGCAGCAGAACGGCGGCTGGGAGGGCGCGGCGCAGACCGGTGTGGCGTACGGAGCGGATCCGCATGCGCCGTACGGTGGACAACCGGTTCACCCCAACGGGGAGCACCCCGACTTCTACCGGACGCCCGACGCCTATCCGCCGCCGCAGCCCCCCGGCCGTCGCGACGAATGGCAGCAGGAGCCGCCGGCGGAGGCGGAGCCCGAGCCCCGGCACGCACCCGAGACGCATCCTTTCTTCACCGGCGGCGACGGTCCTGTCGGCGGCGGGGATGACGATGACGACTACGACGACGACCCCGCCGAGACCCGTGACGGCACCCGTGACCGCCGGGGCAAGACCAGAAAACCCAAGCGCCGCAACGGCTGCGCCTGTTTCGCGGTCTCACTCGTGCTGGTCGGCGGTCTCGGTGGCGTGGGCTATGTGGGCTACAGCTTCTACCAGTCCCGCTACGCCCCGCCCCCGGACTTCACCGGCGTCGGCAGCTCGCCGGTCGAGGTCGAGGTCCCGCAGGGCACGGGCCTCGGGGGGATCGGCCGGCTGCTGAAGGAGAAGGGCGTGGTCAAGAGCGTCCAGGCCTTCGTCACCGCGGCCGGGAAGAACCCGAAGGGCAAGGCGCTCCAGGCCGGTGTGTACAGCCTCAACCAGCAGATGTCCGCGGCGAACGCGGTCACCGCGATGGTGGACCCGAACAGCCTGAACCAGCTCATCATCCCGCCGGGCTGGCGGAACGCCACCGTGTACACGGCCATCGACAAGCGGCTGGAACTGAAGGCCGGGACCACCGCCGGCATCGCCAAGTCGGATTCCGGCAAGCTGGGGCTGCCGGGCTGGGCCAAGGGGCACAAGGACCTCAAGGACCCGCTGGAGGGCTTCCTCGCTCCGGCGAGCTACCCGATCGCCAAGGGGATGAAGCCGGAGGACATCCTCAAGAAGATGGTCGGTCAGGCGGACAAGGAGTACGGGGACGAGGACCTGACCGCAGCGGCGCACCGGCTGGGGCTCCAGGACCCGTTCCAGGTCGTCACCGTGGCGAGCCTCGTCCAGGCCGAGGGCAAGACCCAGGACGACTTCCGCCGAATGGCAGAGGTCATTTACAACCGCCTGAAGTCCGGTAATACACAGACCAATCAGCTCCTCCAGTTCGACTCGACCTACAATTATCTGAAGCGCCAGAGCAAGATCAATATCGGGGAAGCGGAAATCCACAAGAATACGGATCCGTACAACACCTATACGCAGAAGGGTCTTCCGCCCGGACCGATTGGAAGTCCGGGTCCCGAAGCACTCGCTGCGGCCCTGAATCCGACGAAGGACGGCTATCTCTACTTCGTCTCGGTCGACGGGCACAGAACCGGATTCACCAAGACCTATGCGGAGTTCATGAAATTGAAGGCGCAGTTCAATGACAACCAGAACGGTGGCTGA
- a CDS encoding shikimate dehydrogenase — protein MTTRTVAEARRAAVLGSPIAHSLSPVLHRAAYRELGLGSWSYDRFEVDEATLASFVDGLGVSWAGLSLTMPLKRAVIPLLDEVTATAASVEAVNTVVFTSDGRRVGDNTDIPGMIAAMRERGVEKVESAAVLGAGATASSALAALSLICTGPVTAYVRSAARAQEMRGWGERLGVDVHTADWEDAAGAFDAPLVIATTPAGTTDALAAAVPGAPGTLFDVLYEPWPTPLATAWRSRGGAVVGGLDLLVHQAVLQVEQMTGRTPAPLAAMREAGERALASR, from the coding sequence ATGACAACCAGAACGGTGGCTGAGGCCCGCAGGGCGGCCGTTCTGGGATCGCCCATCGCGCACTCGCTCTCTCCGGTGCTGCACCGTGCCGCGTACCGGGAACTCGGGCTCGGCAGCTGGTCGTACGACCGTTTCGAGGTGGACGAGGCGACCCTTGCCTCGTTCGTCGACGGGCTGGGCGTGTCCTGGGCCGGGCTCTCGCTGACCATGCCGCTCAAGCGGGCGGTCATCCCGCTGCTCGACGAGGTGACCGCGACCGCGGCCTCCGTCGAGGCGGTCAACACGGTCGTGTTCACCTCCGACGGGCGCCGGGTGGGCGACAACACCGACATCCCGGGGATGATCGCCGCGATGCGCGAGCGCGGGGTCGAGAAGGTCGAGTCCGCCGCCGTCCTCGGTGCGGGCGCCACCGCCTCGTCCGCACTCGCTGCCCTCTCCCTCATCTGTACGGGCCCGGTCACCGCCTACGTGCGCAGCGCCGCCCGCGCCCAGGAGATGCGCGGCTGGGGCGAGCGGCTGGGCGTCGATGTACACACGGCCGACTGGGAGGACGCCGCCGGCGCGTTCGACGCGCCGCTGGTGATCGCGACCACCCCGGCCGGTACCACCGACGCGCTCGCCGCCGCCGTTCCCGGTGCGCCCGGCACTCTCTTCGACGTGCTGTACGAGCCCTGGCCGACGCCGCTCGCCACCGCATGGCGGTCCCGCGGCGGGGCCGTCGTCGGCGGCCTCGATCTGCTGGTGCACCAGGCAGTGCTGCAGGTCGAGCAGATGACCGGCCGGACGCCCGCCCCGCTGGCCGCCATGCGGGAAGCCGGAGAGCGGGCACTCGCCTCGCGGTGA
- the aroC gene encoding chorismate synthase: MSRLRWLTAGESHGPALVATLEGLPAGIPVTTDMVADALARRRLGYGRGARMKFEKDEVTFLGGVRHGLTMGGPVAVMVGNTEWPKWEKVMSADPVDPDELAQLARNAPLTRPRPGHADLAGMQKYALDEARPILERASARETAARVALGTVARSYLKETTGIELVSHVVELAGAKAPYGVVPVPADEARLDEDPVRCLDADASKAMVAEIDQAHKDGDTLGGVVEVLAYGVPVGLGSHVHWDRRLDARLAAALMGIQAIKGVEVGDGFDLARVPGSKAHDEIVPTADGVRRTTGRSGGTEGGMSTGELLRVRAAMKPIATVPRALATIDVATGEVAAAHHQRSDVCAVPAAGIVAEAMVALVLADAVAEKFGGDSVGETRRNVRSFLDNLQIR; this comes from the coding sequence TTGAGCAGGTTGCGTTGGCTGACCGCGGGGGAGTCGCACGGACCCGCACTGGTGGCGACGCTGGAGGGGCTTCCCGCCGGCATCCCGGTCACCACGGACATGGTGGCGGACGCGCTCGCCCGGCGGCGGCTCGGATACGGCCGCGGCGCCCGGATGAAGTTCGAGAAGGACGAGGTCACCTTCCTCGGCGGGGTCCGGCACGGGCTGACCATGGGCGGCCCGGTGGCCGTCATGGTCGGCAACACCGAGTGGCCCAAGTGGGAGAAGGTCATGTCGGCCGATCCGGTCGACCCCGACGAGCTGGCCCAGCTGGCCCGCAACGCCCCGCTGACCCGGCCCCGTCCGGGCCACGCGGACCTCGCGGGCATGCAGAAGTACGCGCTGGACGAGGCCCGGCCGATCCTGGAGCGCGCCAGCGCCCGTGAGACGGCGGCCCGCGTCGCGCTGGGCACGGTGGCCCGCTCCTACCTGAAGGAGACGACCGGCATCGAGCTGGTCTCCCACGTCGTGGAGCTGGCCGGGGCGAAGGCTCCGTACGGCGTCGTGCCGGTGCCCGCCGACGAGGCGCGGCTCGACGAGGACCCGGTGCGCTGCCTGGACGCGGACGCGTCGAAGGCGATGGTCGCCGAGATCGACCAGGCCCACAAGGACGGTGACACCCTCGGCGGTGTGGTCGAGGTGCTCGCCTACGGCGTACCGGTCGGCCTCGGTTCGCACGTGCACTGGGACCGCAGGCTCGACGCCAGGCTCGCCGCCGCTCTGATGGGCATCCAGGCCATCAAGGGCGTCGAGGTCGGCGACGGCTTCGACCTGGCCCGGGTGCCGGGCTCCAAGGCGCACGACGAGATCGTGCCGACCGCGGACGGCGTACGCCGCACGACGGGCCGCTCCGGCGGTACCGAGGGCGGTATGTCCACCGGTGAACTGCTGCGTGTCCGGGCCGCGATGAAGCCGATCGCGACCGTGCCCCGCGCGCTCGCCACCATCGACGTGGCCACCGGCGAGGTCGCCGCCGCACACCACCAGCGATCCGACGTCTGCGCCGTGCCCGCCGCCGGGATCGTCGCCGAGGCCATGGTCGCGCTGGTCCTGGCGGACGCGGTCGCCGAGAAGTTCGGCGGCGACAGCGTCGGCGAGACCCGCCGGAACGTCCGGTCGTTCCTCGACAACCTGCAGATCCGATGA
- a CDS encoding shikimate kinase, whose protein sequence is MSGPLVVLVGPMGVGKSTVGELLAERLGAAYRDTDADIVAAENRTIADIFVDDGEDHFRALERAAVREAVTGHTGVLSLGGGAVLDPATRELLAGHPVVYLSMDVDEAVKRVGLNTARPLLAVNPRRQWRELMDARRPLYTEVARAVVATDGRIPEEVAEAVLDALELRLPAGDTTPPPGQEKTV, encoded by the coding sequence ATGAGCGGGCCGCTGGTCGTCCTCGTCGGCCCGATGGGTGTCGGCAAGTCCACCGTCGGCGAGCTGCTCGCCGAGCGGCTCGGCGCGGCCTACCGCGACACCGACGCCGACATCGTGGCGGCCGAGAACCGCACCATCGCGGACATCTTCGTCGACGACGGCGAGGACCACTTCCGCGCTCTGGAGCGTGCCGCGGTGCGCGAGGCGGTGACCGGGCACACCGGCGTCCTGTCGCTCGGCGGCGGCGCGGTCCTCGACCCGGCCACCCGCGAGCTCCTCGCCGGCCACCCCGTCGTCTACCTCTCCATGGACGTCGACGAGGCGGTGAAGCGCGTCGGGCTCAACACCGCGCGCCCGCTGCTCGCCGTCAACCCGCGCCGCCAGTGGCGTGAGCTGATGGACGCGCGCCGTCCCCTGTACACCGAAGTCGCCCGGGCCGTCGTCGCCACCGACGGCCGGATCCCCGAAGAGGTCGCCGAGGCGGTCCTCGACGCCCTGGAGCTCCGGCTCCCCGCAGGGGACACCACCCCGCCCCCCGGCCAGGAGAAGACCGTATGA